The Aspergillus fumigatus Af293 chromosome 5, whole genome shotgun sequence nucleotide sequence CAAGTCGTCACGAAACAGGACCCTACTTTCCGTCTGCCGTTTTCTATCCTGTGGTCGAAACTCAATGGAAAAAATGAACCCGAGTTTCGACGGATAGAGGCATCAGAAAGGGCTATATGTCTCTCTGCTTTCCAACTGTCCAATCCCCCAAGGTCGTCCGATAATCCAACTCACTACGACAGTGCATGTCCCAATCATAACCGACTGTCTCGCAGCCTCGCTTATCCTTAGTTTGATGATCCTCCGGGCCTCCCCCTCCTTCGTCTTTATTTAATTTCCAGTTGATCACTCTTCAAATCTCGGCCCCCCCTTGGTGATTCTCGAACCCAACAATCCTTTACCAATGTCGTCTTTTTTCCACTGCGCAATCTCCCTCTAGCAATAATATCATATTCATTATGGGCTTGTTTACTCGACTTAGACGGCGTTCCAAGAGCCACAGCCGTGCGGGGAATGCGGCCAGCTATGAACATCTCCGCATCTCTCCCGATCATAGTGTTCCCCCAGTTCCCACGTTAAGGCGAGACTTCGCCAAGatccttcctcctccagttCTGGCGCGAATCTTTGCTTTTGTTTGTCCCCATGCAGCGGACAGCAGCTATGCGACTTCGGAGGAGTCCATGACCGAGGACGGCTGCATGCTCTGTGACATGCGCGACCTCGCACACTGTGCTGTGGTATGCAAGCGGTGGTATCCGGCTGCTCGAAGTGTATTGTAAGCTTCTCCGCTCTGGTCAATTTCTGTTCGGTGTCGTTTGGTCTCTTTGCTCATTTGAATCCCGACACAAAAAGGTACTCCCATGTCCGCATCGATGCCGTGCACTACTGCGAACTCGAAGTCCGACTGGCAGCCAGGCGAAAGCGCCGTTCCTTCTTTGACCGCAATGGCGACCCCATCGATGCCCCCCAGGCCCGGTTGGAATTATTCATGCGCTCAGTGCGCAATTCGGATGAGCTGGGAAACATGGTCTTGTCTCTTCGGATGCCGTACATGACGCGTGAAGCAAATAAGGCAGGCATTGCCCGAACGATCTCGGTGTGCCCCAACCTCCGATATGTGGACTTGCCGGCTGGCCTATACAGCGATGACCCGACATGTCTCGCCCTGAAGCAAGAGCTCATGGCCCGTTGTCCCGATATACGTCGCATGGCCTATCGCCACGGCTCCGAAGGAAGCTTTTCGCAGTTGCCTGGGTCCCGTTTGTGGATGAACCTGGAAATCTTGGAGTTATCGCGATTGCAAATTGAGCCCAACATTCTTCGGTTTGGTCTGGGCGCTTTTCCGTATCTGCGTGAATTGACGTTGGAAGACCTTCCTTGGCTTGATGATTCCGCTTTTAGACACTCTCAATCACTGCCTCCATTTCCAGCCGTCCAGCGGCTTACACTTCGAGATACCCCGAAGGTCACGGCAAGCGGGCTTGCCGcgttcttctctcttcctgtGAATCGCAAATCATTGCATTCTCTGACTTTGTCGGCCACCGGAGTGCTTCCTTCCACTCTGTATCAAATTCTAGCTTCTGCGCCATGTCTGCAAGGGCTTTTCTTCATTCAAGAAGTATCCCGATCCTTTCCCACGGAACAGGTCCCACCGTTGGCGTCAACGTCACTCAGCATGCTGCACTATGAGATCACTTCTTCGAACACATCTTATGGCCTACCACCTATTGCAGCCTCATATTATACCTACCTGGTCTCTTCTTTAATGTTGAACTGTCTTCCAGCTTTACGCGACCTGTATGTTCGCGACGCCAGCTTCCCAGAAGCACTGCTACTTGCGCCTCCACCTCGAATCTTCGGAGGGGGTGAGAACGGCCCGCAAATCCCTGCTGGCGGTCTCTCGCAGCCCCTCAATGTGTACAGCAAGGGATTGGACGAATTGGAATGGAactttactccgtacgagCCGCCTCAGACGCGCGGCCGGCGGGAGAGCACAACACGTCCGGTGAGCTTTCATGACGCACAATTGAGTCGATCTTGGGGAGGAGACGCAAGGAAGAGTGTCCTTGTCGGGAATGGATTCGGCGGGTTTCTTGCCGTACCTGTCGATGAAGATCGCCCGAAGAGTAGTGGAGGCTGGAGACGTCAAAGTCGGCAAGACTTATGGCGGTGATTCTACTGATCATTCCAAGGAGGCTGGGGCGTGTGATATAAGAGATATATGACCAAATACGGGATAATGGCATTATGATATACCCTGGATTACTGAATCGTGGCTTTCGTATAGATGGTTTCCAATTTCCAGAAGCAGTGCACCTGAGCGACAGAACTTGAGCTACAGGGGAATCTCGTGGACTCACGGCAGAAACACTTCTCCAGGGTCAGAAGCTTGACCGGGGATCGTTCTGGGCTGTTGTTACGATATGTGGATTTGATCTAGGGCTATCGGAAGGTTGAAAAACCTCCTTCCATTTACGGTACCAAAAATAGTTCGTTCACCTTTAATCGCTTCTTAGACTGTTTTGTACCACCTCCATCCGCCATTAACGTGATATCTTGGTATCCCAATATCAGCACGATGTCACCATGATTGTCTCTTCTCTCGGGTCAGTTACTGTTAGAAAGGAATCTGCGATCTTGAGACCTCTCCTTTGCCTTGAGAGCAGCTAGACGATGGCTGCAGTCATCTCAGACAACGATAACATTCTGGATGGGACGAATGGCGAAGAGGGTCCATCAAAGTCAGAAGTCGTCGCAGAAACCATTCGCAGAAATGAGATGTCCTCCTCCGTTTCAGCGTGAGTTCCCCAGAAAGCACAGTTCTATACAACTGCTAAGGCGATCTGTCCAACAGTCTGAGGGCGAACCCGAAGTACAGTGACTTCTTGATTCTTTGCGGTTCTCATATTTTCCTAGCCCATAAAGCAATCGTCTGCTCTCAGTCCGACTTTTTTGCCAAAGTGTTTGACTCGCATTTCTCCGTTGGTTACCGAGTTGCCTCCTCGTCTCTAACACGCAAGCCTTCTGACCGCGGTATTGCAGGAAGCCTGCACGGGGAGAATCAGGCTCTCCGACCATCCGCTGGTcgtccttctgctcctcgatTACCTCTATTCAAGCGATTACACATTCTATCTGGATTACGATTTTCATACATCATTATTAGCCGAAGGACAAAGTCCACCGGGGGATCTTGTTGGTTAGTCCAGGACCTAATGCTACAGTAGGTACATTCCTAGCACTACGAGAGCTATTGATCATCTCCACTGCTGCGAGCTCTCTGTTCATATACAGGAGTTCCTCGTCGCAGATCGCCTTCTAATCAGAGGATTGAAGtacctggccaaggagaagTTTACGGACATTCTCAGAAAAGAATCGTTTCCAACTGTATTCCCTCGTGCTGTTAGGGAAGTTTATACCATGGCTTCGATACGCCATCGGCTTCTACGTGATGTAGTTGTCGATTTTACGTCATAGCCATGGCTAAAGGGGCCACTTTGGCCCCAATTTCCCGAGGCATATTCTTGAGGAGTTTCGTGAGTTTGCACAGGACTTGACGACCAAGCTTGTTGACGAGTGggtggaagatgagaagagCATCGCTTCGGGCTTGATGCAAATCGCGGAATACTTTCGGGTTTGTTGATGGATTAATCAGGCATCATTTGCGTATGGGCCTAATGGCATCGCATTGAACACGATTGATAACATAGGAGGATTGTTATTCGTCGGCTTGGTGGGACTCTGCATTTGCACTCCTTCGAGTGTGGATATGCGTTGGATAGAAAACATTCACTTGTGCGCAGGTCTTAGACGAAATCACTTCATGATAGTCTAAAGTAATGACTGCTTATGAACCAAAGCGTTCTCTGGGCATCCTCCGATAAACCGTCAGGATACTCCTGGCGGATATTCTACTATCTAGCACGCTCTCCCAACAACTAACGCGGCCACATCATGACTCTCTAATTCCACACTGTAATGATCTCTCACGCAACCCAGATCCTTCCCGGTCCACACATCCGTCACACGAAATCCAATGCGCCGTTTTCCCTGTCTACCGAGCACATCTTTCAGCTCAGGGACCTCCTTCCACACAGCCGTTCGCCTCTGCGTCGTATCTTCCGAAttcagcatcagcaccagcgTGCCACCCAGCACTGACGATGCGCCGGACCAGTACTCTGCGGGATGAGCGGGGTCAAACGTCCAGTCAGGATTGTACCCCCATTTGTATGGCTGCGCAGGACGGCCGATCACCGGGTCCTGGTGGAACTTTAGGAGAATCTTGTTAGAGAGGATAGCGAGGTGGTCCTGGCTAATGGAGTCGAGCTGTCAACCACGTCAATACATGTCCACTGCCCTGATGAGTCCGATTACAGAGACAAACGTACAGCAGTCCCAATGATCAAGGGCGACTTCATTGCCGCCCAGAGCGCAAAGTGCGCTCGGTTCTCTGCTAGTGTGAGATTGCCGTTGCCGACCTCCAGCATGTCCGGGTCCGGATAACCCCAGAAATCAACATGGTTCATCAGGAAGGAGTTTTCATtggcgatggcggcgatACGAGGCCAGGATGCTGGTGGTATCGGTTAGTTACTAGGCACAGGCACGCGTGAAGGTCAAGGTTGGATCTTACGCGTGATATCCCCAGTCGTTCGCCAGGAATTGCCTGTCTCGTTGCCCCAGTCGTTCACATTCGCTTGGCCCCATTCACATAGCGAGTACAGGATTGTGCGGTCGACGCTGACCAACGCATCGCGCATCCGCCTGTACCGCTCCGCTGTCAACGACGTGCGCCAGTCATAACCCGCCGGCGCGGGATTCTTGTTATCGGGACAGGTCCCGTTTGTGGCTTTACTGCCCGGGTCGGGGACGCAGTATGTGTACGTGTCTGTCCAGTTTGAGGGGACGCCGCAGTTGTCGTACTTCAGGTCTGATTGAGGGTTAGTTAGCCGAGTCGCTTGCCGAGATCAGACTTGGGAACACACAACATACAATCTATGCCCCATTCCGCGAACGTCTGAGCATCGATGTCTTCGTATCCCAGACTGGCAGGGTACCCGGCGCAGGTCGTGAGCCCGGCACCTTCATGTGTCAGCGCCTTGGTCGTCTGTATCTATCCATCGGCAGTGACTCACTGCTATAGATTCCAATTTTCAGCCCCAGATCATGTATCTGGTCCGCTACGCCAGAGATACCATCAGGGAACTTGTCAGGGTCCGGGATGATTCGCTGCGTGCTCGCGTCTCGTCCGCTTTTGACAGACCAGCAATCATCGACTGCTCACGTCAACAAACGTACATCCTAGAAGCTGGATGAGGCAGCTCACTATTGATATACTCATATCCTAGATCCTTCAGACCCAGATTGACGACCTCGTTCGCGGCAGTCATGATCTTGGTCGCATCAATGTCGCAGCCGAACGCATTCCACGTGTTCCAGCCTAGAGCGGGTAGTTTTCCCTGTCGAGTTTTAGACCTGCTCATACAGATGTTGGAAGAGACAAGCAGCTTACCACATTGCCCGGTCTGACGAGCGCATTGCTCCCTCGGGCGAGGGTTAACACTGCAGCTGCAGTGGTCAGAGAGAAAAACGTCGTCATCTCGACTGAATGCTTCCCTGACACCTAATGGGGGAGAAATGCGAAGTAGAAGCCCGCTGATTCAATTGTCAGTGTGAACACAACTAATAGATTGTACCTGgagttatatatatatagcaAGCATTCCCCGCATCAGACCACTCAGACAAACATCCACGACAAAGTGATGCCGAGGGATGTACATCATCGCTGATCATCATACTCTCGAAACCAATCAACCAGGGCCTGGATGGTTGTGCTTGGAGAATACGGCCTAGGTTTCTGCCTTTTGGAGGATAGCGCTGGGTCTAATTCTGCATATATTGTAACGGTTGAACGGCCAATACGGCATGCGGGTTGAAAATGCGGAGCACGGGCGATGTTCCGTGCTGAAATGAGAAGTTGAGGTGCATGTTTTTCGACTCGGAGTGCATTAGGCATCCGAATAGCCCGTATATCCTTGACGTATGTACTCCAGTAGATTCCACAATGGGCAATTGTGCGAGAGGGGCAGCTGTAGTCCTTGGATCAAGAGCTGGGGCGATTACCAATCAATGTCTGGGGTTATCTTTGCGGAAGTTGTAATGTCTGCATGAAATAGTATTATGAAAAATTAGGATCAGAATGCAGTTGTCTAATCACCTGCCTGCATAGCAGCAAATCTATCTACCACCCAGGGCTCTCTTCATGATACATGTCTATCGTGAATCATTAGTCgtacaacaacaacaatagCACAGCAAGCACAGCAagcacagcagcaacaccatAGACACAGCAACCCGTCTTATACACTTCACTCCCTGACCAACTTTTTACCTGTCCAAAGAAGCGATCACCACGGAAGAAATGCCATGCAAGAAAATGCAGAGACAATAGACGAATATCAAGCAACGGCTCATGGACTGCCCGTGCCTAAAATCAAAGCTCGCGCCTGCTGAGGATCTGTCCCCAGGACGCTAATCAGGTATTCAATGCTACACACGTTAGTAAAGCCTGGACAGAA carries:
- a CDS encoding F-box domain protein, which gives rise to MGLFTRLRRRSKSHSRAGNAASYEHLRISPDHSVPPVPTLRRDFAKILPPPVLARIFAFVCPHAADSSYATSEESMTEDGCMLCDMRDLAHCAVVCKRWYPAARSVLYSHVRIDAVHYCELEVRLAARRKRRSFFDRNGDPIDAPQARLELFMRSVRNSDELGNMVLSLRMPYMTREANKAGIARTISVCPNLRYVDLPAGLYSDDPTCLALKQELMARCPDIRRMAYRHGSEGSFSQLPGSRLWMNLEILELSRLQIEPNILRFGLGAFPYLRELTLEDLPWLDDSAFRHSQSLPPFPAVQRLTLRDTPKVTASGLAAFFSLPVNRKSLHSLTLSATGVLPSTLYQILASAPCLQGLFFIQEVSRSFPTEQVPPLASTSLSMLHYEITSSNTSYGLPPIAASYYTYLVSSLMLNCLPALRDLYVRDASFPEALLLAPPPRIFGGGENGPQIPAGGLSQPLNVYSKGLDELEWNFTPYEPPQTRGRRESTTRPVSFHDAQLSRSWGGDARKSVLVGNGFGGFLAVPVDEDRPKSSGGWRRQSRQDLWR
- the aglB gene encoding glycoside hydrolase family 27 protein yields the protein MTTFFSLTTAAAVLTLARGSNALVRPGNVGKLPALGWNTWNAFGCDIDATKIMTAANEVVNLGLKDLGYEYINIDDCWSVKSGRDASTQRIIPDPDKFPDGISGVADQIHDLGLKIGIYSSAGLTTCAGYPASLGYEDIDAQTFAEWGIDYLKYDNCGVPSNWTDTYTYCVPDPGSKATNGTCPDNKNPAPAGYDWRTSLTAERYRRMRDALVSVDRTILYSLCEWGQANVNDWGNETGNSWRTTGDITPSWPRIAAIANENSFLMNHVDFWGYPDPDMLEVGNGNLTLAENRAHFALWAAMKSPLIIGTALDSISQDHLAILSNKILLKFHQDPVIGRPAQPYKWGYNPDWTFDPAHPAEYWSGASSVLGGTLVLMLNSEDTTQRRTAVWKEVPELKDVLGRQGKRRIGFRVTDVWTGKDLGCVRDHYSVELESHDVAALVVGRAC